A stretch of Metabacillus sp. FJAT-52054 DNA encodes these proteins:
- a CDS encoding gas vesicle protein, whose product MDQPRQIDNSDVSLLDILDVILDKGVVLRGDLIISIAGIDLIYLDLRVLISAVETLVEASGNNTLSSTEMDREREELVYVTESRRR is encoded by the coding sequence ATGGATCAGCCCCGGCAAATTGATAACAGCGATGTATCCTTGCTCGATATCCTGGATGTCATTCTTGATAAAGGCGTAGTACTGAGAGGGGATCTCATTATTTCAATTGCCGGAATTGATTTGATTTATCTTGATTTACGAGTCTTGATTTCTGCTGTGGAAACCCTTGTAGAAGCAAGCGGAAATAATACACTTTCATCGACCGAAATGGATCGTGAAAGAGAGGAGCTTGTTTATGTCACAGAATCCCGCAGGCGCTAA
- the gvpO gene encoding gas vesicle protein GvpO — protein sequence MKIKEVMKSLNEFFSEHIAPPHKITSIEPTEEGCKAVVEVVEEREYMRKYAKDEMLGVYDVTLDAEYDVTSYTRKSLRPRSAMMDEQE from the coding sequence GTGAAGATTAAAGAAGTAATGAAATCATTAAATGAATTCTTCTCAGAGCATATAGCTCCCCCCCATAAAATAACTTCCATTGAACCTACTGAAGAAGGATGCAAAGCTGTTGTGGAAGTCGTGGAAGAACGTGAATATATGAGAAAGTATGCCAAGGATGAAATGCTTGGGGTGTATGATGTGACATTGGATGCGGAATATGATGTGACCTCATATACCCGTAAAAGTCTAAGACCGAGAAGCGCCATGATGGATGAACAGGAATAG
- a CDS encoding GvpL/GvpF family gas vesicle protein, with protein MSKLIYLYGLVPTEEAAAAAVPSFKGFDQEHDGYSIEFGSVTAVICELDPAEYSEEQIKEKVNEMEWLHEKAFHHHEMLMMLEKSYTLIPTKFCTIYSSLESLTETVNQYQERMLELFRYLEGKEEWNVKIYSDDSQMRESFAENNPTVLAKKEEIAQLPPGRQYFEKRKLEQLVDREMELEKNRICEQIHEDLVPYSDDSTIKKTWSQDVTGRDEQMCWNSVYLLPKDQIAQFKEKIQLAAEAHQESGWKFEPTGPWPPYHFANLLAGEERKHGSAPAN; from the coding sequence ATGAGTAAGTTAATTTATTTATACGGGTTGGTCCCTACTGAAGAAGCAGCGGCAGCAGCAGTGCCATCTTTTAAGGGATTCGATCAGGAGCATGATGGCTATTCTATAGAGTTCGGAAGTGTAACAGCGGTCATCTGCGAGCTTGATCCGGCTGAATATTCCGAAGAACAAATTAAAGAAAAAGTAAATGAGATGGAATGGCTTCACGAAAAAGCATTCCATCACCATGAAATGCTTATGATGCTTGAAAAAAGCTACACACTCATACCAACAAAATTCTGTACCATTTATTCATCACTTGAAAGCCTGACCGAAACGGTGAATCAGTATCAGGAGCGTATGCTCGAGCTATTCAGGTATCTGGAAGGCAAGGAAGAATGGAATGTGAAAATTTATAGCGATGACAGCCAAATGAGAGAGTCATTTGCAGAAAATAATCCGACTGTTTTGGCCAAGAAAGAAGAAATAGCCCAGCTTCCGCCCGGAAGACAATATTTTGAAAAAAGAAAGCTCGAGCAGCTTGTGGATCGTGAAATGGAACTTGAGAAAAACAGGATTTGTGAGCAAATTCATGAAGACCTGGTTCCATATTCCGACGACAGCACGATTAAGAAAACATGGAGCCAGGATGTAACGGGCAGGGATGAGCAAATGTGCTGGAACAGCGTTTACTTGCTCCCTAAGGACCAGATAGCGCAGTTCAAGGAAAAAATTCAGCTTGCAGCGGAAGCTCATCAGGAATCAGGCTGGAAGTTTGAGCCGACCGGACCTTGGCCGCCCTACCATTTCGCAAATCTGCTAGCAGGTGAGGAGAGAAAACATGGATCAGCCCCGGCAAATTGA
- a CDS encoding peptide MFS transporter: MTPLDHDKVAASVPQKGFFGHPRGLFTLFFTEFWERFSYYGMKAILVYYMYYSISKGGLGIDQSTALAITSIYGSLVYMSGIIGGWVADRILGSTRTVFYGGILIMFGHIVLALPGTFTAFLVSMVLIVLGTGLLKPNISNIVGDLYTEKDERRDSGFSIFYMGINMGAFLSPLVVGTVGEMYSFHLGFGLAAIGMLLGLIVFAATKKKNLGQAGSYVPNPLTPAERKKTFTQIGIGAAIVLIIGFVLAQQGILTIDLFILIVSILGILIPATYFLVMYNSKKTTAVEKSRLLAYIPLFIAAMVFWAIQEQGSTILAAYAAERTQLNIGGFELKASWFQSLNPLFIITLAPLFAWMWIKLGDRQPSTSKKFSFGLIFAGLSFIVMIFPASINGTESLVNPWWLVLSFFLVVIGELCLSPVGLSATTKLAPSAFSSQTMSLWFLTSAAAQAMNAQVVRFYKPETEIVYFGIIGGLAIVLGLILFTVSPAIQRLMKGVR; this comes from the coding sequence ATGACACCTTTGGACCATGATAAAGTAGCAGCAAGTGTCCCTCAAAAGGGATTCTTCGGACATCCAAGAGGCTTATTCACCCTATTCTTCACTGAATTCTGGGAGAGATTTTCATATTATGGAATGAAAGCCATTCTTGTGTATTACATGTATTATAGTATTTCAAAAGGCGGACTGGGCATTGACCAATCAACCGCACTGGCTATTACTTCCATTTACGGATCTCTTGTTTATATGTCCGGAATTATCGGCGGATGGGTAGCAGATAGAATATTAGGATCCACCAGAACCGTCTTTTACGGCGGAATATTAATCATGTTCGGTCATATCGTACTTGCTTTACCAGGAACGTTTACTGCATTCTTAGTTTCTATGGTATTGATTGTTCTTGGTACAGGTCTGTTAAAGCCTAATATTTCAAACATTGTTGGTGACCTTTATACTGAAAAAGATGAACGCCGCGACTCAGGCTTCAGCATTTTCTATATGGGAATCAACATGGGTGCTTTCCTTTCCCCATTAGTTGTCGGAACAGTTGGAGAAATGTACAGCTTCCATTTAGGATTTGGACTTGCTGCAATCGGAATGCTTCTGGGATTAATTGTTTTTGCAGCTACTAAAAAGAAAAACCTTGGACAAGCAGGTTCATACGTTCCGAACCCGCTGACACCTGCTGAAAGAAAGAAAACTTTTACACAAATCGGGATTGGGGCTGCGATTGTCCTTATCATTGGTTTTGTATTAGCTCAGCAAGGTATTTTAACCATCGATTTATTTATCTTAATAGTAAGTATTCTTGGTATTCTTATTCCTGCCACATACTTTCTTGTGATGTATAACAGCAAAAAGACAACTGCCGTTGAAAAGTCAAGGCTGCTTGCCTACATTCCGCTGTTTATCGCCGCAATGGTATTCTGGGCGATTCAGGAGCAAGGCTCTACCATCCTGGCTGCATATGCTGCTGAGCGCACTCAATTGAACATCGGCGGGTTCGAATTGAAAGCTTCCTGGTTCCAATCATTAAATCCTTTATTCATCATCACATTGGCACCGTTATTTGCCTGGATGTGGATTAAGCTTGGCGACCGCCAGCCTTCAACGTCTAAGAAATTTTCTTTCGGTCTGATTTTCGCTGGTCTATCGTTCATTGTTATGATTTTCCCTGCCTCCATTAATGGAACAGAATCACTTGTTAATCCATGGTGGCTCGTTCTAAGCTTCTTCTTAGTTGTTATTGGAGAGCTTTGCCTGTCTCCAGTTGGATTATCCGCTACAACTAAACTTGCACCTTCTGCTTTCTCTTCGCAAACCATGAGCTTATGGTTTTTAACAAGTGCAGCAGCTCAAGCAATGAATGCACAGGTGGTTAGATTTTACAAACCCGAAACCGAGATTGTATATTTTGGAATAATAGGCGGATTAGCTATTGTTCTCGGTTTGATTCTATTCACGGTTTCCCCTGCTATTCAAAGGCTTATGAAGGGTGTAAGATAA
- a CDS encoding GvpL/GvpF family gas vesicle protein — MSETGIYIFCGIQQPETGADFGEMTLEGNDYSIFTIHYEDAAIVAAEVPMKIYHPNKENVMAHQQVVSSVMKKNDTVIPISFGNIFKSQEDVQMLLKNLYPQFSKLFPEIKGKMELGLKVVAKEDWINEELSGRSDILKMKDSVKGKSEEASYYDRIKLGGMAQEFFEKLQRQIKKEVFEPLQQISEAANSNKLIGEKMLLNGAFLVDRKYEELFDSKVNEIHQKWENKVDFHYSGPWPAYNFINIQLKVEETS, encoded by the coding sequence ATGAGCGAAACTGGAATATATATTTTTTGCGGCATACAACAGCCTGAAACAGGTGCAGATTTCGGCGAAATGACGCTAGAAGGAAACGACTACTCTATTTTTACTATTCATTATGAGGATGCAGCGATTGTTGCTGCAGAAGTTCCAATGAAGATTTACCATCCGAACAAGGAAAATGTAATGGCCCATCAGCAAGTTGTGTCTTCCGTAATGAAGAAAAATGATACGGTGATTCCAATCAGCTTCGGAAACATCTTTAAATCCCAGGAAGATGTTCAGATGCTATTGAAAAATCTTTATCCGCAATTCAGCAAGCTTTTCCCTGAAATTAAAGGGAAAATGGAGCTTGGTTTGAAGGTTGTCGCGAAAGAGGACTGGATCAATGAAGAGCTTTCAGGCCGCAGCGACATTCTAAAAATGAAGGATTCGGTTAAAGGCAAGTCTGAAGAGGCAAGCTATTACGACCGAATCAAGCTTGGCGGAATGGCTCAGGAGTTTTTCGAGAAGCTTCAGAGGCAAATAAAAAAAGAAGTATTTGAACCACTGCAGCAAATTTCAGAGGCAGCAAACAGCAATAAACTGATTGGTGAAAAGATGCTTTTAAATGGCGCATTCCTTGTTGACCGTAAATATGAAGAACTGTTTGACAGCAAAGTAAATGAAATCCATCAAAAGTGGGAAAATAAAGTAGACTTCCATTATTCAGGACCATGGCCTGCTTATAACTTCATAAACATCCAGCTCAAGGTAGAAGAAACCTCATGA
- a CDS encoding gas vesicle protein K yields the protein MSQNPAGAKTGLQSSNGKINLDPDSAEQGLAQLVLTVIELLRQLVERHAIRRVDGGTLTDQQIEDLGVALANLEIKMEEMKDIFDLKDEDLNIDLGPLGNLI from the coding sequence ATGTCACAGAATCCCGCAGGCGCTAAAACCGGACTTCAAAGCAGCAATGGAAAGATCAATCTGGATCCGGATTCTGCTGAGCAGGGTCTTGCCCAATTAGTCCTGACGGTTATTGAGCTTTTAAGACAGCTTGTAGAACGCCACGCCATCCGCCGTGTTGACGGAGGAACGCTTACTGATCAGCAAATTGAGGATCTTGGGGTTGCTCTTGCAAACCTTGAAATAAAGATGGAAGAAATGAAAGACATTTTTGACTTAAAAGATGAAGACTTAAATATAGACCTTGGCCCTCTCGGCAATTTGATTTAA
- a CDS encoding gas vesicle protein GvpG: MIHKLFTAPLNLVVKVGEKIKEEADKELFDIPTIQQKLIQLQMMYELEEIEEQAYKEQEEQLLMRYETAKRLEMEEYEEMLKQEK, translated from the coding sequence ATGATTCATAAACTCTTCACCGCCCCATTGAACCTTGTGGTCAAGGTAGGAGAGAAGATAAAAGAAGAAGCGGATAAAGAGCTGTTTGATATTCCGACGATTCAGCAGAAGCTTATCCAGCTTCAAATGATGTATGAACTGGAAGAAATAGAAGAGCAGGCTTATAAAGAGCAGGAAGAACAGCTGTTAATGAGATATGAAACGGCTAAAAGACTGGAAATGGAAGAATACGAAGAGATGCTGAAGCAGGAGAAGTGA
- a CDS encoding ammonium transporter, producing MQMGDSILMFVATLLVWLMTPGIALFYGGMVRSKNVLSTAMYSLSSIAIISVLWIIAGYSLAFSTAGNPFIGGLDWVGLQGVSFEPNPDYSATIPHSLYMMFQLTFAVLTCAIISGAFAERMRFSAFVLFSVLWTFLVYAPVAHWVWGVGGWLRDLGALDFAGGNVVHISSGVAGLVLALVIGTRKSKNSVSPHNLPLTLLGGVLIWFGWFGFNVGSALTLNDVAMTAFINTNTAAATGIIGWIAVEWLINKKPTMLGAISGAIAGLVAITPACGFVTPSASIIIGLVGGAVCFWGVFFLKEKLGYDDALDAFGLHGIGGTWGGIATGLFATTSVNSAGADGLFYGNAGLLLKQLIAIGATYVFVGVVTFILIKAVSFVVSIRASEEEESMGLDLTLHGEKAYQESNL from the coding sequence ATGCAGATGGGCGATTCGATATTAATGTTTGTAGCAACGTTGCTAGTTTGGCTAATGACACCTGGTATTGCCTTATTTTACGGAGGCATGGTTCGAAGCAAAAATGTACTCAGCACAGCGATGTACAGCTTAAGCTCTATTGCTATTATTTCGGTCTTATGGATCATCGCAGGCTATTCACTTGCGTTTTCAACAGCAGGAAACCCTTTTATAGGCGGACTGGATTGGGTGGGACTTCAAGGCGTTTCTTTTGAGCCTAATCCTGATTACAGCGCCACAATCCCTCACAGCTTGTATATGATGTTCCAGCTTACTTTCGCTGTTCTCACATGTGCAATTATTTCAGGCGCTTTCGCAGAACGTATGCGCTTCTCAGCCTTTGTCCTGTTCAGTGTTTTGTGGACGTTCCTTGTATATGCCCCTGTTGCACACTGGGTTTGGGGTGTAGGAGGATGGCTGCGTGATTTAGGCGCATTGGATTTTGCAGGGGGAAATGTAGTTCATATTTCTTCCGGCGTAGCAGGTCTTGTTTTGGCCCTTGTTATCGGAACGAGAAAAAGCAAAAATTCCGTATCTCCTCATAATCTTCCATTAACCTTGCTCGGGGGAGTACTCATCTGGTTTGGCTGGTTCGGCTTTAACGTTGGGAGTGCTCTTACACTTAACGATGTAGCGATGACGGCATTCATTAATACAAACACCGCTGCAGCTACTGGAATTATCGGCTGGATTGCCGTAGAATGGCTTATCAATAAAAAACCTACGATGCTGGGAGCAATTTCAGGAGCAATAGCTGGTCTGGTCGCTATCACTCCTGCATGCGGTTTTGTTACTCCGTCCGCCTCCATCATAATCGGACTGGTGGGAGGGGCCGTATGCTTCTGGGGAGTTTTCTTCCTTAAAGAAAAGCTCGGCTATGATGATGCTTTAGATGCTTTTGGCTTACATGGCATTGGAGGAACATGGGGCGGAATTGCAACAGGACTATTTGCTACTACTTCTGTAAACTCTGCCGGTGCTGACGGACTTTTTTACGGAAATGCAGGGCTATTGCTGAAACAGCTGATTGCAATAGGTGCAACCTATGTTTTCGTAGGGGTGGTCACTTTTATACTAATTAAAGCTGTAAGCTTTGTAGTAAGCATCCGTGCCAGTGAAGAAGAGGAATCAATGGGTCTTGACCTTACCTTACATGGCGAAAAAGCTTATCAAGAGTCTAACCTTTAG
- a CDS encoding L,D-transpeptidase family protein — MKKITLSFVLIFSFLLGGHVTPASASGEQLLIVNKAINKLAFFNNGKLVRVFSIGTGRSDDLTPEGTFRVVTKIMNRPYYKDNIPGGDPRNPLGDRWLGLDARGTYGTTYAIHGNNNENSIGHYVSSGCIRMHNSEVRWLYPQVNKMTKAVILKSSESFETIAKKNGYSLNADYSRYAAADSQGKILFQKTAQYQTAVNTGSISKVNGLYDGLTNELKKAESLIGKVSGISNRDELGKKYLNPAKKTVERSIYEISQFRLMNSIKADVSAKNSSKAESKLQTLNRLKNRAVQIKKAGGYPPLPAPINRSLESQEASLYGMMLQIRTADYNKAITSSNLISIDSQYNRVSAAIAQTEKQIGEVYGSANRDSLLKLYVKPAKIARERTIYQVSMHRLMNKIDALVKSGSTSKAAEELRKLERLQDRSIEIQKDLGYPLLKTIDESLNKRYIELNKKLG; from the coding sequence ATGAAAAAAATAACGTTAAGTTTTGTTCTTATTTTCAGTTTTTTGCTTGGCGGACACGTTACTCCGGCTTCAGCAAGCGGAGAACAATTACTCATTGTAAATAAAGCTATCAACAAATTAGCCTTTTTTAATAACGGCAAGCTTGTTCGTGTTTTCAGCATAGGGACAGGCAGAAGTGATGACTTAACTCCAGAAGGGACTTTTCGGGTTGTCACAAAGATCATGAATCGGCCATATTATAAGGACAATATCCCAGGAGGAGATCCGAGAAATCCTCTAGGGGACAGATGGCTTGGACTTGATGCAAGAGGAACCTACGGGACAACCTACGCAATTCACGGCAATAATAATGAAAACTCCATCGGGCACTATGTGAGTTCAGGCTGCATCAGAATGCATAATTCAGAAGTCAGATGGCTTTATCCTCAGGTGAATAAAATGACGAAAGCCGTTATTTTAAAATCCAGTGAATCCTTTGAAACAATTGCAAAGAAAAACGGGTACTCTTTAAATGCGGATTATTCCCGCTATGCAGCTGCTGACAGCCAAGGGAAAATCCTTTTTCAAAAAACGGCTCAGTATCAAACGGCTGTCAATACCGGAAGTATTTCAAAAGTAAACGGATTGTACGATGGATTAACAAATGAATTAAAGAAAGCAGAATCGCTAATCGGCAAAGTTTCCGGTATAAGCAACAGGGATGAATTAGGAAAAAAATACCTGAACCCTGCTAAAAAAACGGTTGAAAGAAGCATTTATGAAATTTCACAATTTAGATTGATGAATTCAATTAAAGCAGACGTATCAGCCAAAAATAGTTCGAAAGCAGAATCGAAGCTGCAAACACTGAATCGTCTTAAAAACCGTGCAGTTCAGATTAAAAAAGCCGGCGGCTATCCACCCCTTCCCGCACCTATCAATAGGAGTCTGGAAAGCCAGGAGGCAAGCCTTTACGGAATGATGCTGCAAATCAGGACAGCTGATTACAACAAGGCCATTACAAGCTCAAATCTAATCTCGATCGACAGTCAATATAACCGAGTATCCGCAGCTATTGCCCAAACAGAGAAACAGATTGGCGAAGTTTACGGATCGGCAAACCGCGATTCTTTGCTGAAGCTCTATGTAAAACCTGCAAAAATTGCGCGCGAGCGGACAATTTATCAAGTTTCCATGCATCGCTTAATGAATAAAATTGATGCACTTGTAAAATCCGGCTCCACTTCTAAAGCCGCAGAAGAACTCCGAAAGCTGGAAAGACTTCAGGACCGCTCCATCGAAATTCAAAAGGATCTCGGCTATCCTTTACTTAAAACAATTGATGAAAGCTTAAACAAACGTTATATTGAACTGAATAAAAAGCTTGGCTAG
- a CDS encoding gas vesicle protein produces MQHNSGSSSIVDVLEKVLDKGVVIAGDIKIGLADVELLTIKIRLIVASVDKAKEIGMDWWENDPYLSTKAANNNSEALEEENKRLNERIKSLEEKMDSQRLV; encoded by the coding sequence ATTCAGCATAACAGCGGCTCGAGTTCGATTGTAGATGTTCTTGAGAAAGTTTTGGATAAAGGTGTAGTCATTGCCGGTGACATTAAAATCGGCCTGGCGGACGTAGAACTTCTTACAATCAAGATCAGGCTGATTGTCGCCTCTGTGGATAAAGCGAAAGAAATAGGCATGGACTGGTGGGAGAATGATCCTTATCTAAGCACCAAGGCTGCCAATAACAACAGTGAGGCGCTTGAAGAAGAAAACAAACGCCTGAATGAAAGAATTAAATCATTGGAAGAAAAAATGGATTCTCAAAGACTCGTTTAA
- a CDS encoding P-II family nitrogen regulator, which translates to MSDKLTKIEIISRPDRFEEFKRELVKIGVSGITVSNVFGAGLQKGFTELYRGVKKEINMYERLKIEIVVCKVPVQDVIDLACKILKTGKPGDGKIFIYELSNAIKIRNGDEGCEALQNKD; encoded by the coding sequence ATGAGTGATAAATTAACCAAAATCGAAATTATCTCCCGTCCGGACCGTTTTGAAGAGTTTAAAAGGGAGCTCGTTAAAATAGGGGTTAGCGGGATAACAGTGTCCAATGTTTTCGGTGCCGGTCTCCAAAAGGGATTTACAGAGCTCTACCGCGGAGTGAAAAAAGAAATAAATATGTATGAACGCCTCAAAATTGAAATTGTTGTTTGCAAGGTTCCGGTACAGGATGTCATTGATCTCGCCTGCAAAATTCTTAAAACAGGCAAACCCGGAGATGGAAAGATTTTCATTTATGAGTTATCAAATGCCATTAAGATTCGAAATGGTGATGAAGGCTGCGAGGCTTTGCAAAATAAAGATTAA
- a CDS encoding VOC family protein: MIPQRVSLLTIGARNVKNLRMFYQKLGWTEAEISSDQYAVFKTAGVLLSLYPLEELEKDAEVKLISEGYKAVSFAINVDESQQVDEAIEEIRRADGEILREPSDAFWGGRIAYFANPEQNLWEIAWNPSSVFDERGAMLEF, encoded by the coding sequence ATGATCCCTCAAAGAGTATCGCTCCTAACGATTGGAGCAAGAAATGTAAAAAATCTCAGGATGTTTTATCAAAAGCTCGGATGGACAGAAGCGGAAATCAGTTCAGATCAATATGCGGTTTTTAAAACAGCAGGGGTTCTTCTCTCACTTTATCCCCTGGAAGAACTTGAGAAAGATGCTGAAGTTAAACTGATTAGCGAGGGATATAAGGCAGTCTCATTTGCAATAAATGTAGATGAATCGCAGCAAGTAGATGAAGCAATTGAAGAGATAAGGAGGGCAGACGGTGAAATTCTCCGTGAACCGAGTGATGCTTTCTGGGGAGGGAGGATTGCATATTTTGCAAATCCGGAACAGAATCTATGGGAAATTGCATGGAACCCCTCTTCGGTATTTGATGAAAGGGGAGCGATGCTTGAATTCTAA
- the gvpA gene encoding gas vesicle structural protein GvpA: protein MAVQKSTDSSSLAEVVDRILDKGVVIDVFARVSLVGIELITIEARVVIASVDTWLRYANAVGLLRDDVEEDNALPQQSNERDKQFSI, encoded by the coding sequence ATGGCTGTTCAAAAAAGTACGGATAGTTCAAGTCTAGCAGAGGTAGTCGATCGGATTCTGGATAAGGGTGTAGTAATTGATGTTTTTGCCCGCGTATCACTGGTAGGTATTGAACTTATTACAATTGAAGCCAGAGTCGTTATTGCGAGTGTTGATACATGGCTCCGCTACGCAAATGCTGTAGGGCTGCTTAGAGATGACGTGGAAGAAGATAACGCACTGCCGCAGCAGTCGAACGAACGCGATAAACAATTCAGCATCTAA
- the gvpN gene encoding gas vesicle protein GvpN has product MTVLKEAKQAGAKNPDTFYKEAFADIMERSASYIKAGYPVHFTGPSGVGKTTLALNLAKKRKRPVMLMHGNHELSNADLIGSFTGYTSTKTVDNYIRSVYKRDENVTETWKNGRLLEAVQNGYTLVYDEFTRSKPSTNNLFLSILEEKVLPLYGTKHTEPFVKVHPEFMVIFTSNPDEYAGVYQTQEALLDRLITIPLSFIEPETEAGIIAKKTGVTAEEAKSISHYTSSLRDLCRKKGKEGPSLRASIMIAQMAYDQEIEIDGKNEAFQQLCQDIVWYQMRKSLENESDAKIQQIILSECKKI; this is encoded by the coding sequence ATGACCGTACTGAAAGAAGCTAAACAGGCTGGAGCAAAAAATCCGGATACTTTTTATAAAGAAGCATTTGCGGACATTATGGAAAGATCCGCTTCTTATATTAAGGCCGGATATCCAGTCCATTTTACAGGCCCATCCGGAGTAGGGAAAACCACCCTTGCTCTCAATCTTGCGAAAAAGAGAAAAAGGCCTGTTATGCTCATGCACGGAAATCACGAACTTTCCAATGCAGACCTAATTGGTTCCTTCACAGGATATACAAGTACTAAGACAGTCGACAACTACATCCGTTCCGTTTATAAAAGAGACGAAAATGTAACAGAGACTTGGAAAAACGGAAGGCTGCTGGAAGCTGTACAAAATGGGTACACCCTCGTTTATGACGAATTTACCCGATCCAAGCCGTCGACGAACAATCTGTTTTTATCGATTCTCGAGGAAAAGGTTCTTCCCCTATACGGCACTAAGCATACAGAGCCTTTTGTTAAGGTGCATCCTGAATTTATGGTCATCTTTACGAGCAATCCTGATGAATACGCTGGCGTTTATCAGACTCAGGAAGCTCTGCTTGACCGGCTGATTACCATACCGCTCAGCTTTATTGAACCAGAAACAGAAGCAGGAATTATAGCCAAAAAAACAGGCGTCACAGCAGAAGAGGCAAAAAGCATTTCTCACTATACATCCAGTCTAAGGGACCTATGCAGGAAAAAAGGCAAGGAAGGTCCGAGTCTAAGAGCTTCCATAATGATTGCACAAATGGCGTATGATCAGGAAATTGAGATTGATGGAAAAAATGAAGCCTTTCAGCAGCTATGCCAGGATATTGTCTGGTATCAAATGCGAAAATCTCTTGAAAATGAAAGTGATGCTAAGATTCAGCAAATCATTCTATCAGAATGCAAGAAAATTTAG
- a CDS encoding YtxH domain-containing protein, protein MEQNNQKQSKVKPVKAENSKQDKQQSQDKTAKAKRPAVDKNFLSGSLVGALAGIGATLLLAPKTGKDMRSSIGKQSSSVLDSCKQFGGSTKEKLSSLKDKSTSKTQEAADKIKKSALYIVKKEDKSKSEEQETAENEQKDAKSQTASTATEEQEETSSAKENEKMIQSAVDEENESKIDDTDHNKEETNEVKNTAGTEEADSDNQDETDDQDDSETGSGAQAKMEEESVVETEKPKPAPAKTAARTRTAKAKKAPAAAKKAAEESNETVVKSEDDTVQSN, encoded by the coding sequence ATGGAACAAAACAATCAAAAACAATCAAAAGTAAAACCGGTAAAAGCAGAGAATAGCAAGCAGGATAAACAGCAAAGCCAAGATAAGACGGCTAAAGCTAAACGTCCGGCTGTTGATAAAAACTTCCTGTCCGGATCACTTGTAGGAGCACTTGCAGGAATCGGCGCTACATTGCTTCTTGCTCCTAAAACAGGGAAAGACATGAGGTCGTCTATTGGAAAGCAATCATCTTCTGTATTAGACAGCTGCAAGCAATTCGGAGGCAGCACGAAAGAAAAATTGTCCTCCCTGAAGGACAAAAGCACATCCAAAACGCAGGAAGCAGCCGACAAGATTAAAAAATCCGCTCTGTATATCGTGAAAAAAGAGGATAAATCAAAGTCTGAAGAGCAGGAAACAGCTGAGAATGAGCAGAAGGATGCTAAATCCCAAACAGCAAGCACAGCCACTGAAGAACAAGAGGAAACGTCATCTGCAAAAGAAAACGAAAAGATGATCCAAAGTGCAGTTGATGAAGAGAACGAATCAAAAATAGATGATACAGATCATAATAAAGAAGAAACGAATGAAGTGAAAAATACAGCAGGAACTGAAGAAGCGGATTCAGATAATCAGGATGAAACTGATGATCAAGATGATAGCGAAACTGGATCAGGTGCCCAGGCTAAGATGGAAGAAGAATCTGTTGTCGAAACAGAAAAGCCTAAGCCTGCTCCTGCTAAAACAGCTGCGCGGACAAGAACAGCAAAAGCGAAGAAAGCACCGGCTGCAGCAAAGAAAGCAGCGGAAGAGAGTAATGAAACAGTCGTAAAGAGTGAAGATGATACAGTTCAATCAAACTAA
- the gvpU gene encoding gas vesicle accessory protein GvpU: protein MSGSAKDSILEMLTHAANKHDFSLDITLNMKGSLITGTLVSAREYFEEMSGKFEGGNDLSKAISEKLLDASKQNVEQAEDVTFIHLKNTRIYCGDSKPTPSKSEFLWRGRLDQTDGFFIGKISED, encoded by the coding sequence ATGAGTGGAAGTGCGAAGGATAGTATTTTGGAAATGCTGACGCACGCAGCAAATAAGCATGATTTCTCACTGGATATTACGTTAAACATGAAGGGTTCTCTTATTACCGGAACACTCGTCTCAGCCAGAGAATATTTTGAAGAAATGAGCGGGAAATTCGAGGGGGGAAATGACCTCTCCAAAGCAATCAGCGAAAAATTGCTGGATGCAAGCAAGCAAAACGTTGAGCAGGCAGAGGATGTTACGTTTATCCATCTGAAGAATACGAGGATCTATTGCGGAGACAGCAAGCCGACTCCTTCAAAAAGCGAGTTTTTATGGAGAGGAAGACTGGATCAGACAGATGGCTTCTTCATTGGTAAAATCTCTGAAGACTAA